The Coccidioides posadasii str. Silveira chromosome 3, complete sequence genome contains a region encoding:
- the QCR2 gene encoding ubiquinol-cytochrome c reductase core subunit 1 (BUSCO:265325at4751~EggNog:ENOG410PJDW~COG:C~MEROPS:MER0015090~BUSCO:8516at33183), with amino-acid sequence MMLSRTSFGRQAVRAFRKQCLSTSQRGMASAAAPKGYDYETTEAAGVKLACQDFPAPTTTLTVVAKAGSRYQPLPGYSDALANFAFKSTTKRSALRITRESELLGGQFSAYHSRENVVLTTKFLSADLPYYAELLAEALSNAKYSAYELSEVVVDHVKLSQQELVANPSLQALDAVHNVAFHRGLGNPLIPSPSAPLNVDADGVAAFSKNVYTKATTAVISNGANASEVSKWVGQFFSGVPASPASGAVASEASKYYGGEQRIASQAGNAMVIAFPGSSSFGTNGYKPEFNVLAALLGGQSTIKWSTGSSLLSKAVEGVSGVSVSAKQATYSDAGLFHITISGQAESVAQASKSVVETIKKVASGNIASEDIKKAIALAKFRALECGQNLTSGVELTGSALVHGSQPFQIAGVGQSIEKVTEQQVKEAAKSLLAGKASVASVGDLFRIPYASELGLTV; translated from the exons ATGATGCTGTCGCGAACCTCCTTCGGCCGGCAAGCCGTACGGGCTTTCCGAAAACAATGCCTGTCCACCTCTCAACGGGGCATGGCCTCCGCAGCCGCTCCAAAGGGCTACGACTACGAAACCACTGAAGCCGCTGGCGTGAAGCTCGCTTGCCAGGACTTCCCAGCCCCGACCACAACATTGACCGTCGTCGCCAAAGCCGGCTCGAGATACCAGCCATTGCCTGGATACTCCGATGCGTTGGCCAACTTTGCGTTCAAG TCAACGACGAAAAGATCGGCGCTACGGATTACCCGAGAATCCGAATTGCTTGGAGGGCAGTTCTCGGCTTACCACTCGAGAGAGAACGTGGTCCTCACGACGAAATTTCTGAGCGCTGACCTTCCCTACTATGCCGAATTGCTGGCGGAAGCCCTCTCAAATGCGAAATATTCAG CCTATGAACTCAGCGAAGTTGTCGTTGATCACGTCAAGCTTTCCCAGCAAGAATTGGTCGCCAACCCTTCGCTCCAAGCTCTCGATGCTGTTCACAACGTTGCCTTCCACCGCGGACTCGGAAACCCACTGATCCCGTCTCCTTCGGCTCCTCTGAATGTTGATGCCGACGGTGTTGCCGCTTTCAGCAAGAACGTATACACCAAGGCCACTACTGCTGTTATTTCAAACGGCGCCAATGCAAGCGAAGTCTCAAAATGGGTCGGCCAATTCTTCTCCGGTGTTCCCGCTTCCCCCGCATCCGGTGCCGTCGCTAGCGAAGCCAGCAAATATTACGGAGGCGAGCAGCGCATCGCCAGCCAAGCCGGAAACGCTATGGTTATCGCTTTCCCTGGATCCAGCTCTTTCGGCACCAACGGCTACAAGCCCGAATTCAACGTCTTGGCTGCCCTTCTTGGAGGTCAATCCACCATTAAGTGGTCCACTGGctcctctctcctctccaagGCTGTCGAGGGGGTCTCTGGTGTCTCTGTGTCTGCCAAGCAGGCCACCTACTCCGATGCTGGGCTTTTCCATATTACTATCTCTGGTCAGGCTGAGTCCGTTGCCCAAGCCAGCAAGAGCGTCGTGGAGACCATCAAGAAAGTTGCTTCTGGCAACATTGCGAGCGAAGATATTAAGAAGGCGATCGCATTGGCTAAATTCCGTGCCCTTGAATGTGGACAGAACCTCACATCCGGTGTGGAGCTTACCGGCTCTGCTCTCGTCCATGGCAGCCAGCCATTCCAGATTGCTGGGGTCGGCCAGAGCATCGAGAAAGTTACTGAGCAGCAAGTTAAGGAG GCCGCTAAGTCTCTTTTGGCAGGCAAAGCCTCCGTTGCCAGCGTCGGCGACCTCTTCCGCATCCCCTATGCCTCTGAGCTCGGTCTAACTGTGTAA
- the YHM2 gene encoding Mitochondrial DNA replication protein yhm2 (EggNog:ENOG410PHBV~COG:C~BUSCO:10321at33183), with amino-acid sequence MSAAQVSSATSAPRTIEKKPVKFSNLLLGAGLNLFEVTTLGQPLEVIKTTMAANRNDSFAGAMGRIWGRGGVLGYFQGLIPWAWIEASTKGAVLLFVASEAEYHAKTFGASDFIAGIGGGMAGGVAQAYATMGFCTCMKTVEITKHKMAAAGVKPPSTFATFMDIYRREGIRGINRGVNAVAIRQTTNWGSRFGLSRLAESAIRRVTGKEDGQKLSGFEKVIASGLGGGLSAWNQPIEVIRVEMQSKTEDPNRPKNLTVGKTLKYIYSTNGVKGLYRGVTPRIGLGIWQTVCMVALGDMAKEAVEKLTGDKVTAKH; translated from the exons ATGTCCGCCGCTCAGGTTTCCTCCGCCACCAGCGCTCCTCGAACTATCGAGAAGAAACCCGTCAAGTTCAGCAACTTGCTGC TTGGCGCCGGTTTGAACTTGTTCGA GGTCACCACGCTGGGACAG CCGCTGGAAGTGATCAAGACAACCATGGCTGCCAACAGAAACGATAGCTTTGCGGGAGCCATGGGGCGGATTTGGGGTCGTGGCGGTGTTCTCGGCT ATTTTCAAGGACTCATTCCGTGGGCCTGGATTGAGGCATCGACCAAAGGTGCTGTCCTCCTCTTCGTGGCATCGGAAGCCGAATATCACGCGAAGACTTTCGGTGCATCTGATTTTATTGCGGGAATCGGCGGAGGTATGGCAGGCGGTGTCGCTCAGGCATACGCAACCATGGGTTTCTGCACTTGCATGAAGACGGTAGAGATCACCAAGCATAAGATGGCTGCGGCTGGCGTAAAGCCTCCCAGCACCTTCGCTACTTTCATGGATATCTATCGCCGTGAAGGTATTCGCGGAATCAACAGGGGAGTCAATGCGGTCGCCATCCGCCAGACTACCAACTGGGGTTCACGATTCGGCTTGTCTCGATTGGCTGAAAGCGCGATCCGCAGAGTTACTGGCAAAGAAGACGGCCAGAAACTCAGCGGTTTCGAAAAGGTTATTGCTAGCGGTCTGGGTGGCGGTCTGTCAGCCTGGAACCAGCCTATCGAGGTTATTCGAGTTGAGATGCAGAGCAAGACCGAAGATCCCAACCGCCCCAAGAACTTGACCGTGGGTAAAACCTTGAAATACATCTATAGCACCAATGGAGTCAAGGGATTGTACCGAGGTGTGACTCCTCGCATCGGTCTCGGTATTTGGCAGACAGTCTGCATGGTCGCTCTCGGTGATAT GGCTAAGGAAGCTGTCGAGAAGTTGACCGGTGACAAGGTCACTGCCAAACACTAG
- the CIT1 gene encoding citrate (Si)-synthase (EggNog:ENOG410PFD1~COG:C~BUSCO:6354at33183) — MASTLRLGSAALRSTSIAQKPVVQSAAFNCLRYYSSAKTKSLKDTFADKLPGEVEKVKKLRKEFGSKVIGEVTLDQVYGGARGVKSLVWEGSVLDSEEGIRFRGYTIPECQKLLPKAPGGEEPLPEGLFWLLLTGEIPSEQQVRALSAEWAARSDVPKFVEELLDRCPSTLHPMAQFSLAVTALEHESSFAKAYAKGINKKDYWQYTFEDSMDLIAKLPTIASKIYRNVFKDGKVAPIQKDKDYGFNLANQLGYGENKDFVELMRLYLTIHSDHEGGNVSAHTTHLVGSALSSPMLSLAAGLNGLAGPLHGLANQEVLVWLQKMKKAIGNDLSDQAIKDYLWSTLNAGQVVPGYGHAVLRKTDPRYVSQREFALRKLPDDPMFKLVSQVYKIAPGVLTEHGKTKNPYPNVDAHSGVLLQYYGLTEASYYTVLFGVSRALGVLPQLIIDRALGAPIERPKSFSTEAYAKLVGAKL, encoded by the exons ATGGCATCCACACTCAGATTGGGGAGCGCTGCGCTCCGTTCCACTTCCATCGCTCAGAAGCCGGTGGTCCAGTCTGCAGCGTTCAATTGCCTTCGCTACTACTCATCTGCGAAGACCAAG TCCCTTAAAGACACCTTTGCCGACAAGCTTCCCGGCGAGGTTGAGAAAGTGAAGAAGCTCAGAAA GGAATTCGGCTCCAAGGTCATTGGAGAGGTCACCCTTGACCAAGTTTATGGAGGTGCCCGTGGTGTGAAATCCCTCGTCTGGGAG GGATCTGTTCTTGACTCCGAGGAGGGTATTCGTTTCCGAGGATACACC ATCCCTGAATGCCAGAAGCTGCTCCCTAAGGCCCCAGGGGGCGAGGAGCCTCTTCCAGAAG GTCTTTTCTGGCTGCTGTTAACCGGAGAAATCCCCAGCGAGCAACAAGTCCGCGCGCTTTCTGCCGAGTGGGCTGCTAGATCCGATGTCCCCAAGTTCGTCGAAGAGCTCCTCGACCGCTGCCCAAGCACTCTGCACCCAATGGCCCAATTCTCCCTCGCCGTGACCGCCCTGGAGCACGAGTCTTCCTTCGCAAAGGCTTATGCCAAGGGTATCAACAAGAAGGACTACTGGCAGTATACATTCGAGGATTCCATGGACTTGATCGCCAAGCTGCCGACAATTGCCTCTAAGATCTACCGCAATGTCTTCAAGGATGGCAAGGTCGCCCCGATCCAGAAGGACAAGGACTATGGCTTTAACTTGGCCAATCAGCTTGGCTACGGAGAAAACAAGGATTTTGTTGAGCTCATGCGTCTCTACCTCACTATTCATTCCGACCACGAGGGTGGTAACGTCAGTGCGCACACCACTCACCTTGTCGGCAGCGCTCTCAGCTCTCCTATGCTCTCTCTTGCTGCCGGTTTGAATGGTCTTGCTGGTCCTCTCCACGGATT GGCCAACCAAGAAGTGCTTGTCTGGCttcagaagatgaagaaggcCATTGGCAATGATCTTAGCGACCAGGCCATCAAGGACTACCTCTGGTCTACATTGAATGCCGGCCAAGTTGTCCCAGGCTATGGTCACGCCGTCCTCCGCAAGACCGATCCCCGATATGTGTCCCAGCGCGAGTTTGCTCTCCGCAAACTGCCTGATGACCCCATGTTCAAGCTTGTCAGCCAGGTTTACAAGATTGCTCCAGGCGTTCTTACCGAGCATGGCAAGACTAAGAACCCTTACCCCAATGTGGATGCT CACTCTGGTGTTCTCCTCCAGTACTATGGCTTGACTGAGGCCAGCTACTACACTGTCCTCTTCGGTGTGTCTCGTGCGCTCGGCGTCTTGCCACAGCTGATCATTGACCGTGCTCTCGGTGCTCCAATTGAGCGACCCAAGTCCTTCAGCACCGAAGCTTATGCTAAGTTGGTTGGAGCCAAGTTGTAA